TGGCACGCCCAGAATCAGTAACAACCTACAAAACACAAAAAGATGCTACAGAAATTCATCCTATGTATTAACAATTATTTTTGAGAGAGAAAGagacaacaacaacgacccagtaaaatcccacaagcggggtctgggaagggtagagtgtacgtagagaggctgtttccgaaagaccctcggctcaagaagacgaaaaatACGAGAAGAGAAAGGAAGGgacaatatattagtaccatcatacttgagagagaaagagagtgaCTAGAAAAATGATTGGTATAAGCAACCTGTTACACTACTTATAAAAATAATCATCATTATACTAAGAAGCAACCTACTACACTACGTCAGTCTCAAAGTTACTTGACCCGTGTCTCTTTTTCATTCTTCCTCGTTTACTCACTTCTCCCCAAtaacaaaactaatacaatctcacACCATCGCTATTAAAACTTCTGTCTAAATTAATCTCCATGCTTGATGAACTAGGTCATCCCTTGAGCccagggtctatcggaaataacttCTCTACCTTCCCGGAGTAGGGGAAAGGTcggcgtacacactaccctctccactccccagactccacttgtgggattccactgggattgttattgttattgataaACTAGGTCATCCATCTAGTATAGCAGTGTAAACTACTCCGAATATGTACTTGCTTGTTCTAAGCTACAACTATAGTTTTGGAGGTGCTCCCTCAAGATTGTCAGTCTACTGACCAACGAGTTACAATAAGGAAACACTTGGATCAAAATTTGAAAGTCGGAGGAATTAAAATCCAGATGTCTAAAAATAGAAATGCTTAACTGGACAGGAAACTAGTTCAGGAAACCATAAACTAGATGCCCCTTTCCTCCCCAAAGAAATCAATAAAATCAAAATGAATTTACTATTTAATTTGGCCAACCTCACTCCAAAAGCACAAATAAATGATATTTGGTCTTACCCATATTAGCTGAATAGCCACATGTGCAAGTACTGCTTGCCACCGGTTCTATTCTTTTTTTTGATGAAGTTGTTTCATTAACAAAAGGCATCTAGGAGATGCAACGttacaaggaaattggaatgCATAAATACTACTACATGTTAGTCCCTCTACATCTTGTCATTCTAAGACAAAGGAGCTAACAAAATCCATTAATTGGTCAGTACTGATTACATTAGCTAACTTAGTCCAGCAAAAAAGATTGAGTAAGCATTTAGCTTTGAGAAAGTGATTTGGAGTTGAGATTCCATCAAAACATCTGCAATTCCTCTCATTCCATAAACACCAAAAAATAGCAGCAGAGATCATCAACCAGATCTTTTTGATGGTCTTATCAACTCTCCATAAACTCCAGCTCATGTGTGCATCTCTCAAATTCTGTGGCATGACCCACTTCAAACCAGAAAGACAGTTGAACATGTTCCAGAGGTCGGTGGCCACTGGGCAGTGCAAAAATAGGTGGTTGACAGTTTCCTCATTCTCCCTACAGAGGTAGCATCTGTTGACCAACTGAAAACCTCTTCTGTTTAGGTTGTTTTGTGTTAAACATGCCTCATTGAGCGCAATCCAGTTATGACAAATGACTTTAATAGGTAACTTAGTCTTCCATATTAACTTCCAGGGCCATGCATCTAACACTTGATTCTAAGTACCAAACTGTCTGTAACATTCTTTCACTGTGAAGGTGCCAATTCTCCCCCAACATATGGTGTCGGGTTGGTTCACATCCATATTGAACCCTTCCACTTTTGCTAGCATATCCATCAGGCTATCCACTTCCCAAGCACTGGCCTTCTAAGATGAGCATCCCAACTACTGCCATTTCTGTTATGTGCTATGGAGGAATTTTTGTCTAGAGCAATCTAGTATAAGCTAGGATACTCATCCATGAGTGCTGTATAGTTTAGCCATTTGTCTTTCCAGAATCTGATGTGAGCCCTATTACCTGGTTTGAAAGAGATATTTTGAAAGAATTCATCCCCCAGTTTACTAATGTACTTCCAAGGACCCACTCCATATGATGCATTAGAACTATTAGAACTCCAGTTGTCTCTTTTCCCATGCTTGGCATTGATCACCTGCTTCCAAAGGCTTGACTCTCCTGTTCCATACCTCCAAAGCCATTTCATTAGCAGACATTTGTTGTGGACAGCTAGATCTCTGACTCCCAGACCTCCATTTAGTTTTGGCCGTGTGACTTTGCCCCACTTTATTAGGTGGTACTTTTGAGTGTTGCTATTGCCCTCCCAGAGAAAGTCTCTCCTGATTTTGTCCAATTGCTTTAGCACCTTCTTGGGAATAGAAAACAGTGACATGTAGTATGTTGGAATACTATCTAGTACACTATTGATGAGAGTTAATCTGCCCCCCATAGAAAGATATTGAAGTTGCCAAGAAGTTGATTTCCTCTCGAATTTTTCAATAACACCATTCCATACCTCACAatttttgaatttggctccaatGGAAGACCCAAGTATGTGGTAGGTAGTGACCCAATACTGCAGCCCATGATACCTGAGAGCTCCTCTATGTTGGGCACATGATTGACAAGATAAATTGTACTCTTCAATACATTGACATGTAACCCTAATAGAGCTTCGAAGAGGAGAAGTGTTAGATTCAGGTACATAACTTGAGATTTCTCGGCCTCACAGAAAATCAAAGTGTCATCAGCATACAACAGGTGAGAGATAGTGATTGAGCTCCCAATATCTGAGCCTATTCTGAATCCCTGAATCCACTGTAATTCTCTGGCCTTCTCCAACATCTTGCTTAGCCCCTCCATGGCTAGAATGAACAAGAATGGGGAGAGTGGATCTCCTTGTCTAATCCCTTTCTGGGGTGAGAAGAAGCCTGCTGGTTCTCTGTTGACAAGCACCGAGTACTAGACTGTTGAAATGCTGAATTTGATCCTCCACCTTATCCATTTATCTCCAAATCCCATCTTCCTCAGTATAGAGATGAGATAAGCCCAGTTCAACTGGTCAAAAGCCTTTTCTATATCAAGCTTGCACATAATACCCGGATGTCCAGTTTTAATCCTCCAATCTAGAGCCTCATTGGCTACGAGAGTTGCATCAGTTATTTGTCTGTGTTTGATAAATGCATTCTGGTGACTAGAGACTAGCTTGCCAATGACCTTCTTCAACCTTTCTGCTAACAACTTGGCCACAATCTTATAAACACTGCCAATAAGACTTATTGGCCTGTAATCTTTAAGCTCTATTACCCCTTTCTTTTCAGGGATAAAGGCAATGAAAGAAGCATTGCCACCGATTCTATTCACTGCCAGCAGTACGGTTTCCTGAATCACAGATGAGCTCCAACAGTTTTCCCCCAACCTGGAACAAACAATATCACTGAACAAGTTTATCCTGATCCAAACCACCGAGGTCCAAACTGAAGACCACTATACATTAAACTGATTCAGCTGTGACCCAAAGACAGCTGCAGCGCAGGTCTTGAACATATTGAAAATTCAACTTGGAAAATGAGCATAAAATGATATTCATAGAACAATCAAACATCTTGTACAGATGCAATATAACACACTTTTGTTGCCATTATATAGACTGCATATAGAAAGGCTTCTGGAAACCAGGCACAATGCagacaaaaacaacaacaacaacaaccaagtataatcccactagtggggtctggggagggtagtgtgtgcgcagaccttacccctaccctggggtagaaaggctgtttccgatagaccctcggcatccttccctccaagaactccccaccttgctcttggggtgactcgaactcacaacctcttggttggaaatgGAGGTTGGAAGTAGAACTCACAATGCAGACAAAAAGGACGACCAAAATCCAAAATGCCCTGGAAAACCTTAAAGGGTGGTTCCTTTTTTCCCCTTGATCTCTTAAAAGGTTATCTAAAGTAATAATTATACAAATTAACAGATGTATTGCTTACTCGTCCAGGATGTTCCTTAGATGATATcatcatccccccccccccccaaaagggTGCTTGTTCCTTCCTCATCGTAACTATCTTCTTCTGAATTAATTTTCACGCTATTGAAACCACCAAAAGTCTCTACCTTCactaggtaggggtaagatctgcatacacactaccatCCTCAGACCCAACCTGTGGGAAtatactgagtttgttgttgttggaacCACCAAAACATTTCCACAACAAATGCAACCGCGTCCACTCCCCTCACTTTGGATATACTCTTGTTTCTTGGGtttttttgggggtggggggAGGGAGGGAGATGGTAGGGGGAGAGAGGGAACATCTAATCAAACTTAAATAAAGTTTTCCTAATCAAGACTTCAAACTTTAATCACGTTAACACATTTTAATGAAGAGGTAgagtaagttttttttttccccttccaatttcatcctttctttgttTGTCGGATCATCATCTGATTTAAAATACTTTGGTCCTTCTCCATCCTTCATGTTAAGCACTAGTATCTTCACGTTATCATAGAAAATAGTGCAGAAGAATAGCCGTTATATCCTAATGGTTGGAGATGCATACATGAATACGCACAAGAAGAATTTTCATAATGGAAATCAATTACTTCCCTATAATTCATGAAGAATTTAGCAGCTGTAAATTTAATAATATGACTATCATTTCACCTCATGTCCAAATACTACTGTAGAAACAGGTGCTTGAGAAGTACCACTGACCGAGAATGTTCCAAGATCTGCTGTGCTGCCTCGGTCTACCAAAGCAGATTCTTCATTTCGGTTTTCATGCTGGGTGGTAACATTAACACCTCGATTTGGAATGCTTCGCTCTACATTTCTGTCAATTGTCTCACTCCACTCTGCATTTATTTCTCTAGACTTGATGAGCTCTGTACTTCTTTCTCTAGTCTGACGCCCTTGTGCATTTCTGTCTCTAATCTCACTCCAGTCTGCATTTCTGTCTCTAATCTTCACACCAGGACAGATTGGATGGACGTATTTTGCCGTGCTTGAGTGGAGACAGATGGTTTGTTGCTGATTGATGGTGGAGGACATACGAGACAAATTAACACATTCAGTGCTGTTCAACAGTCTACCAACAGAAAAACGAAAAATGAATAAGCATCTATATAGCTACAAAAGGAAACAATGGGTGTAGTTCATTGAGTTACCTCAGGTTCAACATAACCAGCACTGCTTGCTGCATCCAGAACAACATCTATACCCACACGAGCATTACTTCATGTTGCATTTACAATTTGTTTGCGCCTTTgcggctataatacacaaaagtGACGAAATGACCCAGAGCATACTGAAGCAAGTCAGGCAAATAACGTTCAAACATTGCGTACTGTTGGGAAAATAGTCGATAAATAAGAGAACAGTAAGCTGCTCTGAGCATCAAAAGCATCTAAAACAGCTCTGaaaacaaatgcagcagcagcaAATAAGGCTGTCTTTTCCTGGCTTGATCTTGGGGACACTCAAGAAGCTGAAATGCCAACTCAACCACCTGATGAATAATGTCTGAAGGGCGCAAGCACATTCCGTTATCCCCTTAACGGTCATTTTTCAGAAGTTAAAAGCTTCAGTGAGTCAACAACTGAAACAATAAGAATCACAAGAACATCTAGAATGTGTCACACAAATATTAGGACATGATAACAGCAAGGACAAACACCGCCAAACTATTAAATCAAAAAGTAAAAGCAAGAGAGTACACGCAGCCACCTGAATTGAATCTATAGTGAATAAGCATGAGGGAAGAACGAAAAAAGTCTGCGGCGAAAGTACTGATCAGCTTCTGCATATCAGGCAAAATAAGAGAAATCATTGAACCCTCTTTATGTTTAGAACTTTGCTGCAATAGCACAAGACACATCTACCCCCTTTTCGTTCAGCACGGGTCCAAGTACTCtcccaaaataacaagacattGTATGCAGAACTTCTCTTTCAAGAAGGAAGTTTGAGACCACCAGAATAAACACATTGAAGAGCAACACTTACAGCATGAGTAAGAGTAAgttaatgataaacaaaagagaaATGTAAAAAGCAGTAGCAAAATTCTAATATCCGTATCAAAGAGAACATTCCAATGACGCAGAACTCATTATTCCTGTAAAGATGAAATACGAGAGCAGAAGAGGTGAAACAGAAGTAAAGACAAAAAAAATTGTCAAAAacaaatcacaataataataataataataataataataataataataataataataataataataataataatagagaaGGAAGCTTAACCGAATATGAGTTTTAGGTTCTTGAAGGAGGTAATGATTCTCTTTAGGCAGTAGGTTTCCCAATAACATGTTCCAGGATTGAATGCTAAGTTGTTCAGTACACgacaaataaaagatatatattttCATCTTGACtgaatgaaataaaaaaattagtCAGGGAAAATAGGTAATTGAGTCTTGTACTTCTGCAACAAGAAAAAAATGTAAGTACACCAATAGAGGGAGCTGCATCATGGGTAAACGCAAGAGGATATTCGGTTATAGATCTAATACGAAATGCATCTGGAGTTCCACTAACTACATTTGCACTTTGTCTCACGTAAATGGTCTATGAAGACATACTTTCAAATAGAGTCAGTGGCATCCTCTCTGCAAAACTGATCTGGAACGAAAGGAAAAGGGAGGGAAGTGGGAGGAGTGCTTCTCCAAATAACCAAACTAGTGCTAACATGATTGAGAACGAAGATACAATTAATGTGAATCTTTAAGGAGAAAACTCAGCAGAAATAAAGAATTCATTTATTTCTAACAGAAAAAGCTAGTTTCTTATTCATTTATCACAAGTTTCAGTTGAAATCCCGCAATCTCTTCTTCAGCACATCCATTGATTTCTTACGAGCACTCTGCTTTGTATTTCTACTTGCAAGACTACCAAAGAGTCCATCAGCTGAGTCCTTATACTTGTCGCAGATAGTGGCAACCTTTTTATAATCTAGAGCATTGTAGTTCTTCTCCCGTATGACAGGATTCATAAAGTTCTCTGGTTGACTGCTTAGAAGGAGGTTTATCAATTGTCTAGCTTCTATCAAGCAACTTCGAAAGCTACCGTCCTTGTAAACTTCACTCAACCCAGTACTGTGAAACCTCTCATCGGCAAAGGACTCCAATGCTTTCAAATCATGGTTGATGCTCATTACTGCATTAGCATTGAATCTCTTTATCGAGTCACTGAGAAAAGTTCCCAGAATTGAATTGGAGATATGCTCAAGAGCTCCAATCCCAACTTTATACAAAGCATCAAGAGGTAAAATTTGTTGAGCAGTGGACAAGAGGGTGTCAAGATATATAACGACCTCATTCATGCATTCGTTGCCATGCTGCGGTGCATCTTCTGCTGTCCAATGGACATTTTCTGTGAGTGACATGAATTCATCCAATTTCGCATTTACTAAGCTTAGCAGTGCAATATAAGCAGCATCTCTTGAAGTTTTGAGGACAATCTTGGCTGTTAAACTGCCTTGAGGCCTTTCAACTGAACGGACTGGAATGCCACATTGTTGGGCTGCATGTTGAAGAAAAAAATCACAAGCCCTTTCTAAAACAGCTATATTTGCAGCAATTTGCATTGCCTGAGACACACCAGTAGTACCGCTGTAAATAGTCTCAAGTAGGACTTCATTCAGTACATCAATCAAGAGCTTATCCAAATACTttttgacaaaatcaaaaaaGTTCATTTGGCTCCCATATGACAAATAATTGACAGAATCTTTGATGAATGACTTAACGATGCGACAGCATTCAGGAACCATGGAAGAGAATGGAGCAATAAAAGGGAAAGCTGGCATTATATCAGAGGTTTGTAAATGGAACAATAGGACATTTGCCTGATAATCTGACTCCCTCTTCATTACCATCTGCTCAAATGTATCATTGGTGACTACAGCAGTTATTTGTTGCCTACAGTCTGCCAAGAGAAGCTCATGATATTTTTCTCTACTACTATTTAGAGTCCCAAGAATTGGGCTCACTTCATAGCCATACTGTCTGAGGGTAGCCCCAAGAAGAGTCACATAATCCTTGACCATGAGGAGATGGCTAGCAGTATCCATGTGGGAGAATTGTTGCTCCAAGagtgatgttactttacccacaGCTGTTTCCCACATTGTCTCAACCTGATTTGGCAAGAGCAGCCCACCAGCAGTCCTTAATACCCGATCCTCGACAATGAAATAACCTGCAATCTGAGCCAAGAAGGTTTGATGAGATTCTAGGAATGGTTGTGACAAGGAAATCTGCAAATCTGAACTCAGCTGCAATAAGCGGTTCTTGTAGTAATATTCACGAAACTGTTCTTGGATCCCCAGACAACCATGAATGTGATATGCTCGATAAAGAGGCGTTAAGTCAAACTTTAAAACAGATTCTTCATCAATCTCTTCAACATCAAGGGTATAAGTGAAGTCTCCCAAACCCAAACAACTTTGTTCCTCTGCTTTTCTTTGACGGGCTAGCATATCCTCATCCCTCTGACGAGCAGATGCAGCATATCCTATTGCAGTTTGCCCAATATCCTTTCCTGTACTCCTTATGTGAACTAGCCATTCGTTAACTTCACTGGTTACTCTCTTCTCGATGTGAGATTTAATCAGTGGTATTCTCTTCTCTATCATAGTCCTGAGTGGCTTGACAGGAATGTGCTGCAAATAATTTTTCTCAATGAGATCAACAGCCTTCAGAGCAGGGTAAAACCGACCTTCAGAAATGTGATTGTTACACTTAGCACAAAGTTCCAACACTTGGACACAGTTGCCTGACATCTTAATCGCTTCTgtaacattttttttaattgaataaGATTCAAGAAACTCCTCAAGTTTTAAAAGAAGGGTACTCCCAACATCTTGCAGCTTCAGATTATCAGTTTGCAACTCAGCTTTTAACTCTTCTGCATCAACCAAGACTCCGCGCAGCTCATCCACCGCAACAATAAATTCCTCATAGTGAAGCTTACAGAGCTCCTCTATTTCAACTTCTTTCTTTTTGACGACATTCTTCAGCTGCTGTAGAAGGGCATCAGGCTTCCCGCTTTCAAAAGAAAGCCTGACCATAGGACCTAGATCTTCCCCATTATTGATCATAGTCACAAGAACAGAATCTTCTGCGGTGGCTGTGTCCCCATTTTCTGTGGCCGTTCTCCTCTTGGTTTTAGCACTCATGGTGGTACTATCTCGCCCTGCATATTTCAAATTCGAGAAACTTCAGTCAATGTGTGACTAAGTTCACATCCTACAATTATATGCTCATGTCAACACAACTACAGACTAGAATTTGAGTCATTCTGATTTCAATAACCACAGAAAGGTGTGTCCCAATAACACAACAAGAACAAAATCAAAATTCCACCAGATGAAGAAGCTTAAAGAACACATCATGCACAAAACAACGGGTACAAATTCACAGATCCACATTTTCTTATTTTCTGTGCAATCAAGTTGTTAAAAAAGCATTTTCAAAAAAAGGCAGTGAAATGGATAGTTAGCAAAGTGTTTAACATTGATGCAAATTAGATCATTTCAAACATTAAGTGAAGCAAGAAATACTTTTTTTTGTTAACTGATAAATCCCTGAGGCCCATTGTGTGTGACTCACAATTCGAAACTCAGTGGATAATGGGCACAGTTCAAACATGTGATGCGCGCCTAACCCAAAGATTAAGCAAAGCAAGAAATACTAAAAATACACAAAATCATCGCATCACAAAGAATAAGCTCAGGATACCTCAATTGGGTCCACATACGAAAATATCAGCCACtgtaaaaattaaattaaaaccatagaaagaagaaacaaacaaacaaataaaataagCAATCAACGTTATAAGCAAAAAAgcttctttactttatttcgACCCATTAAGCAAGCA
This DNA window, taken from Nicotiana tabacum cultivar K326 chromosome 15, ASM71507v2, whole genome shotgun sequence, encodes the following:
- the LOC107778998 gene encoding uncharacterized protein LOC107778998 isoform X1; translated protein: MLFWMQQAVLVMLNLRLLNSTECVNLSRMSSTINQQQTICLHSSTAKYVHPICPGVKIRDRNADWSEIRDRNAQGRQTRERSTELIKSREINAEWSETIDRNVERSIPNRGVNVTTQHENRNEESALVDRGSTADLGTFSVVTDSGRASCCHPNLEAYRESFYSCCYSNYMPREVGVFHDSKFLSPNSVLRDCCLKPLCSNGLLTSMVSSQHGFRHRTVNLGLGGCSVPKAPIFCSYHYVTCLS
- the LOC107778998 gene encoding uncharacterized protein LOC107778998 isoform X2 — encoded protein: MLFWMQQAVLVMLNLRLLNSTECVNLSRMSSTINQQQTICLHSSTAKYVHPICPGVKIRDRNADWSEIRDRNAQGRQTRERSTELIKSREINAEWSETIDRNVERSIPNRGVNVTTQHENRNEESALVDRGSTADLGTFSVGGKLLELICDSGNRTAGSE
- the LOC107778997 gene encoding exocyst complex component SEC15A-like; translation: MSAKTKRRTATENGDTATAEDSVLVTMINNGEDLGPMVRLSFESGKPDALLQQLKNVVKKKEVEIEELCKLHYEEFIVAVDELRGVLVDAEELKAELQTDNLKLQDVGSTLLLKLEEFLESYSIKKNVTEAIKMSGNCVQVLELCAKCNNHISEGRFYPALKAVDLIEKNYLQHIPVKPLRTMIEKRIPLIKSHIEKRVTSEVNEWLVHIRSTGKDIGQTAIGYAASARQRDEDMLARQRKAEEQSCLGLGDFTYTLDVEEIDEESVLKFDLTPLYRAYHIHGCLGIQEQFREYYYKNRLLQLSSDLQISLSQPFLESHQTFLAQIAGYFIVEDRVLRTAGGLLLPNQVETMWETAVGKVTSLLEQQFSHMDTASHLLMVKDYVTLLGATLRQYGYEVSPILGTLNSSREKYHELLLADCRQQITAVVTNDTFEQMVMKRESDYQANVLLFHLQTSDIMPAFPFIAPFSSMVPECCRIVKSFIKDSVNYLSYGSQMNFFDFVKKYLDKLLIDVLNEVLLETIYSGTTGVSQAMQIAANIAVLERACDFFLQHAAQQCGIPVRSVERPQGSLTAKIVLKTSRDAAYIALLSLVNAKLDEFMSLTENVHWTAEDAPQHGNECMNEVVIYLDTLLSTAQQILPLDALYKVGIGALEHISNSILGTFLSDSIKRFNANAVMSINHDLKALESFADERFHSTGLSEVYKDGSFRSCLIEARQLINLLLSSQPENFMNPVIREKNYNALDYKKVATICDKYKDSADGLFGSLASRNTKQSARKKSMDVLKKRLRDFN